The following nucleotide sequence is from Pseudobutyrivibrio ruminis HUN009.
TGCCAACATTTTGGTAGTTGACGATGTAGAAATGAATTTGATTGTCGCAAAGAACTTGTTAAAGCGTATTCAGATTCAGGTTGATACGGCGCCTTCAGGACCGATTGCGGTAGATTTATGCCATGCTAAAAAGTACGACATTATATTCTTAGACGCAATGATGCCGGGAATGAGTGGAGAGGAAACATACGCTGCTATAAGACGAACTTGCCCGATTAATAATGTTACTCCTATCATTGTTCTTACTGCAAATGCAGTAAAGGGGGCAAAGGAGGAGTACTTGGCAGTAGGCTTTTCAGACTATTTGTCAAAACCAATTGATGGTCTTAAGTTTGAGGCCATGATAGAAAAGTACTTGCCAGATGATAAGAAGCAATTTGATGTTGAAGGAACAGATGAAGAAGAGAATAATTCTGATGGGTACGGGGATAGTATTTCAGACATGCGCCAGATTCCAGAAATCGATGTTGATTCAGGAATCTTGGCAGCAGGAGATGTAGATACTTATCTTGTAGTTTGTAAAAGCTTTTACGAAACAGCCAAGGAACGAATTCAGATGATAAAGGATTATTATGATTGCATGGATATTAAGAATTATACTATTCAAGTTCATGCATTAAAGTCATCTGCAAGACTTATAGGTGCTAATGATTTATCTGAAAAGGCGTTGGCACTTGAAATGGCTGGAAAGGATAAAAACGTAGATGCGATAATCGCAAATACGAATCAGGTATTAGATATTTACACAAGGATTTACAACCAAATGATAAATATCTATGAGAAGGAAGCTAAAGCTTCTGATAGAGAAGAGCCTAAGCAGGAGATTTCGCAGGAAGAATTAAATGACGCGTATGAGGCATTGAAAGAGTTAGTAACACAAATGGATTATGATTCTATAAAAATGCTTATAGAAGAATTAAATACTTATAAATTGCCAAGTGATGATGAAAAAACAATATTTGAAATCGAACGGTTATTAAAAGTGTTTGATTGGGATAAAATAGAGGAATTGTTGCAACTATGATATAATTACATAGGGTGTTATTAAGGGGTTTTGAGTGATGAAAAAATTTGATAAAAATGTTTTTTTGAATTTCATAACAATGATTGGCGGCGTTACTGTTAATTTCTTGCTTTCATTCCTGATGTATAAAATGGGGCTGCCAATGTATTTGGATTCTATTGGAACGATTGCAACAGCAGCGGTATGCGGCATGCTGCCAGGTATTTTAGTGGCAGTTATAACAAATCTTGTTTGCTGCATATATAATCCTCTTGCGATATATTACGCTATCCTAAGTGTTCTTATGGCAATTGTTACATCTATTTATACTCATCGTAATTATTTAAAAAAGAAAACTCGTGTTGCAGAATATCTTCTGATTCTGGCGTTAATTGCAGGGGGACTGGGAGCAGGTGTGCAGCTTTTGTTGTTACATCATCCACAATATGACGAGGTATCACAGGTTAGTGAATATATTTCAACTAGATATTCTATCAATGCATATGTTTGCTTTTTTGCAGTTAACATAATTCTAAACCTAATAGATAAAGGCTTATCTGCAGGAATTGTTTTTGGGGTCCTTAGATTAGTTCCACAGAAAAATCTTGATGAGATTTGGGACATTGGATGGCAACAGCGTCCTTTATCAGCTATAGATATGAAGAGGATGAAAATAGCCTCAAAAAAGAATAGTGCTAAATTACAAAAAAGAGTTTCAAGTATGCTCATTACTGCAGCAATAACTATGTCTGTGATAATGAGTGTAATTAGCGTGCAGCTATTCTATTCTGATGTTAAAGAGCGTTACATCGCCAATGCAACAGGCGCCGTTAAAATGGCGGCAAAGGTGATTAATCCAGATAGAATTGATGCTTATGTTATCAAAGGACATGAATTAAGTGATTACATAGAAACAGAAAATGCTTTGTATGACATCAGGGCAAATTTTGAGGGCGTAGAGTATCTTTATGTAATCAGAATGAAAAAAGACGGCTGTCAGGTGGTGTTTGATTTGGCTACCGAGGAGGTAGAGCCATATGACAATGGAGATATGATTCCATTTGAAGAAGCCTTTGAGCCTTATTTGGATGATTTATTTGCTGGCAAGGAAATTGAGCCAGTAGAATCAGATGATATATCGGGGTGGATAATCACTAAGTATTACCCGGTAAAAGATGCTGAGGGAAACACTGTTTGTTATGTTGCAGCAGATGTACAAATTAAATATCTTTCGGGCTATCTGAAGGATTATATTATAAAAACATTTTTGATATTCTCCGGATTTTTCTTACTAATACTGGCTTATGGTATGTGGCTATCCAGATATCATTTAGTTTATCCAATAAACAGTATGGCTGCCTATACAAGTGATTTTATGACGGAAAATGACAATCAGGCTGCGCTGGAAGAAAATGTACGAAGGATAAAAGCACTAGATATCCACACTGGAGATGAAATTGAAAATCTGTATAAGGCGCTTTGCAAAATGACGGAAAGCACAGCGGAAAAAATGAAGGATGTTCGTCAGCAGGCAAAAGCTATCAACCAAATGCAATCGGGTCTTATCATTACGATGGCGGATTTAGTTGAAAATAGAGATTCGGACACAGGATATCATATTCTGAAAACTGCAGATTATGTAAAGATTATATTAGAGGGACTTCAGAAGAAAGGCTATTATTCTAAAAAGCTCACTCCAAAGTTTATCTCAGATGTGGAAATGTCAGCACCTTTGCATGATATAGGGAAAATAAATATACCTGATGCTGTGTTAAATAAGCCAGGAAAGCTTACAGATGAGGAATATGAGATTATGAAAACTCATACCACAGCAGGTAAGCAGATTATGGAGAAGGCAATAAGTACAGTTAAGGGTGAAAGCTATTTAAAAGAGGCAAGAAACATGGCTGCTTACCATCATGAAAAATGGGATGGTAGTGGATATCCAGAAGGATTAAAAGGGGAAGTTATACCTCTTTCAGCAAGAATAATGGCAGTGGCAGATGTCTTTGATGCCTTGACAGCAAGAAGAGTTTATAAGGAACCAATGCCATTTGAAAAAGCTATGGATATTATTATGAAGGACTCAGGAACACACTTTGATCCTAAATGTGTTGAGGTATTTGTGGAATCAGAAAAAGAAGTTAGAAGAGTCTTAAAGAAGTATCAGGAATAACTATAGTTTAAGCATTTACGGGGGGACCTAGTGCATGAAACATAATAGCAGCAGGAAATGTTTTGCCATTGGAATAGCAGCAACTATATTTATGGCTACAAATGTTTTTGAATCGCCTTACATATATGCATCAAATGTAGAAGATGTAGATGAGGTTTCTTCTGCTACGGAAAATTTAGAAAAAAATGGTGGAGGCTATGCTATTTCCAATCAGTTGGAGGGAGTAGGATATGCGGTCAGGCTTTATGATGCTACAAATGGACTTCCTACGTCAGATGCAAACTGTGTTCTTGCTGATAGCAATGGCTATATATGGATAGGAAGCTATGGCGGCGTAATAAAATACGATGGTACAACATTTGAAAGACAGGACTCTTCAGATGGGTTGACCAGTGCAAAAGCCTTATACGAAGATAGTAATGGAAGAATATGGGTAGGTACAAATGACAATGGTATTGTTGTTATAGAGGAAGATAAAAGAACACAATATACATACAAGGATGGTTTGCCTGCATCCACAATACGCTCTATTGCTGAGGATGAAAATGGTTCGATTTATGTAGGAACAACAAATGGTATTTGTTATTTTGATTCAGATTTTAATATATACAACATTGATGATAGCCAATTACTTAATAAATACATTAGTTACCTGTACGCAGATTCTCAAGGAAGAATCATAGGAAATACAAGGGATGGAGATGTATTTGTCATAAAGAACAATAGGGTTGTTTTCTTTTGGACAAGTCAGGAAATAATAAGTAATACAGTATCTATTGTTGGAATGGATCCAGACAATGCAGATGGCATTTACCTTGGCGACGATTCTGGATTTTTGTATCATGGAAGCATTTCAGATGGATTAAAAAATCTAGAGACAATAGATTTATCAGCAGATACAACAAAGCTATCTAATATTACATATGTCTGTGGACGAATATGGATAACAAGTGACAATGTTTTAGGATATTTGGATGCTGACAAAGAATTCCATGTAGTTGAGACCAGTCCGTTGTATAGCACTGTTGAAACTATAACAGCTGATTATCAGGGCAATCTGTGGCTGGCATCAACAAGACAAGGTGTTGCGGAGGTGGTCACCAGTAATTTCCAGAATATAACAGATTTGGCGGGCCTTGAGCAAGAAGTAGTAAATTCCACTTGCTTGTATAAAGATAATATTTATATTGGAACAGATAAAGGTCTGCATATTTTAGATGGTGATTTTCATGTGGTAGAAAACGACCTGACGAATTTACTAATCGACACACGTATTCGTTGCCTCATGGAGGATGAACATTCAAATCTGTGGATATCTACATACACAAATGGATTTGGTTTGATTTGTTACGGCGCGGATGGACAGATAACACAGTACAACGAGGATAATGGTTTTATTAGTAATGGTATCCGTTGCACTTTTATGCTAACAGATGGTTCTATTGCAGTTGGCACAAATAAAGGTGTAGCGATTATTGAAAATGGACTTGTAAGAGAAACAATTACAGCAGATGATGGGTTGGAAAATGAGGTCTGTCTGTCTGTAACAGAGGGAATAAACGGAAACATATACATTGGCACCGATGGCGCGGGTATATTTGAATATGATGGTATTGGGCTATCTAAAATAGGAAGAGATGAGGGATTAACATCTGATGTCATTCTTAGAATAAAGCCTGATAAAAATAAAAATGTTGATTGGGTCATCACTTCTAACTCAATCGAGTATATAAAAAATGGAGAAATATATTGTGTTAAGACATTTCCTTATAACAATAACTTCGATATATTTTGGGATAATAATGATAATTACTGGGTTCTATCTTCATATGGATTATACTGCATTGAAGCAGATATGATGCTTGATGATTCAATTGTAGACTACTCACTGTACAACACTGCCAGTGGCTTGACTAGTATACCAACAGGAAATGCGTATAGTGTTTTAGATGAAAATGGAAATCTGTATATAGCTGGACGAAGTGGAGTTAATCTAGTTAATATCAACAATTATTTTAAACAAACCAGCGAAATAAAAATCAGGGTAAAGGACATTACGTATGATGGAATCAGTGTGCTTCCTGATGAAGATGGTAAATACATTATTCCTGCCGATGCAGGCAGAATTCAAATGAATGCTGCTATTTTAAATTATACTTTGTCTGATCCTATGGTAAGGATATACCTCGAAGGAGATTCTAGTGAGGGTATTACTGCTGTTCAGAGTGAATTAGATTCTCTTGAATATACTGGTTTGGCATATGGAGAGTATACTCTTCATTTACAGATTATTGATGATGCTACAGGAACAATATATCAGGATTCCACATACAGCGTGGAAAAGAAACCACATATTTTTGAGCTGATGGTTGTAAAGATTTTACTATTAATATTTGTGGCTCTTTTGGTGGCGCTATTTGTATGGAGATTGATGACAAATACCATAATACGAAGACAGTATAAAGAAATCCAGGCTGCCAAAGAAGAAGCAGAAAGAGCGAATAGTGCGAAATCCCGTTTCTTAGCCAATATGTCGCATGAAATACGTACGCCTATTAACACTATTCTTGGAATGGATGAAATGATTCTTAGAGAGGATGCTAAAGGTGTAGACAAAAAGTATTTTACGTCTGTAATTAATTACGCATTGGATATTCGATCTTCAGCAGAAACACTGTTAGGCTTGATAAATGACATTTTGGATCTTTCTAAGATAGAGTCAGGAAAAATGCATCTTATTGAGCAGGAGTATAAGCCTGCCGAACAAATACGTTCCATGACCAAAATGATTAGGGTAAGAAGCGACCAAAAAGGTCTGAGCTTTGATTTGGATATTGATGAAAATATTCCATGCAAGCTATATGGTGATTTTGGAAAGATAAAGCAGGTAGTTCTTAATCTGCTTACAAATGCAGTTAAATATACAGATGAGGGAGGTTTTTCATTGTCTGTAGCTGTGATTGAACAGACAATGGGAAAGTGTAAGCTAAAGTTTGCAGTAAAAGATACTGGTATTGGAGTAAAGCCTGAGGATATGGATAAATTATTTTCGGCTTTTGAAAGACTGGATGAAGAAAAAAATAATGGAATTCAAGGTACTGGACTGGGGCTTGATATTTCAAAACAGTTTGCAGAGTTAATGAATGGCACATTAACCTGCGAGAGTGAATATGGAACAGGCTCTACATTTACATTTATAGTAGAGCAGGAAATTGTTGATGCAACTCCTATAGGTGATTTTAACGAAGACGATGCTTTGGTGGTTAATGGTCCTTATGTGCCATCTTTCGTTGCACCAGATGCTTCAGTGCTTGTTGTTGATGACAATCCTATGAACCTGAGTGTTATAAAGGGGTTATTGAGAGATACAAAAGTTTTTGTTACTACCGCAGAATCTGGTGAGGAATGCTTGGAAAAACTTAAATTTGGAGAGTATGATGTTGTATTCCTGGATCATCTTATGCCAGGAATGGATGGAATAGAAACAATCTCAAAAATAAGAGAACAAAATCCTGAGCTTCCGGTCTATGCCTTTACTGCAAATTTTGTTGCAGAAGGAGATGATTTTTATGAATCACATGGATTTAATGGATATTTAACAAAACCAATAGATGGAATAGCTTTAGAGAAGACCATTCGAAAGCATATAAAAGATGAGATAGTAATGGAAAGTAACCAGGGGAAACTAAAGTGATGAATTTTTTGAGAGAGATACAATTAAGTGTAATGCTGTTTTTGAGTGGGGCTTGTGGTGTGCTCATATTATTGACCTCCTTCACAAAAACTATGTCCGCCTCACGAAGACGTGCACTTGTCTATATGCAAGTGGTGTCAATGCTATTGCTACTGTTTGATAGAGAGGCATATATATACAGAGGCGACGTTAGTGAGCTTGGCTATTGGATGGTTCGCATAAGTAATTTTGCAGTTTTTTTATTATCATTGTGCGGAACACATTCTTTTAATTTGTATCTGATAGACTTATATAAAGGAAAAGATAAACTAAATCGTATTCCAACCACATTGAGATATTGTGAAGTCTTTTTTTCCTGTGGGCTTGTATTATTAATAATTTCACAGTTTACAGGATTCTATTACACGTTTGATGAAACTAATCGTTATCAACGAGGAGATGGCTATTTACTTTGCTATTTGATGCCAATGTTAATATTGACACTTCAATTAATAACGATTTTAAAGTACAAAAAGGCATTATTAAGAACGGAATATATACCAGTAATACTATTTGTCGGTTTCCCATATATAGCTACCATAATACAAATATTTGCTTATGGTCTGTCACTTACAAATATTTCTATGGTAGGAATGGTTGTGCTTTTGTATTTCTTTGAGATTAAAAATCTCAATACATTACAGGAAGCAAAGCAAAAAGCAGAAGAAGCAAACACAGCAAAATCCCGTTTCTTGGCAAATATATCACATGAAATACGTACTCCTATTAATACAATAATGGGAATGAATGAGATGATATTAAGGGAGGACGCAACTGAAGTACCTAGAAAGTATTATCAGAATATAACGGAATTTGCCAAATCAATACATGTTGCATCAGAATCCTTGCTCAGTCTGGTAAATGATATTTTAGATATTTCACAGATTGAGTCAGGAAAAATGAAGTTGGATGAGCATGAATATGATTTGGAAAGCTTTTTAAGAAATATTATTACCAACATAAGAAAAAAGTGCGAGGAAAAGGACTTACAGTTTATTGTAGACATTGATAAGAATCTTCCACAAAAAGTCTTTGGAGATGTAAACAAGATTAGGCAGATAGTTTTTAATATGCTGACAAACGCTGTAAAGAATACAGAGGAGGGCTCTATACAATTCATTGTAAAACTGGTGGAGCGCAAGCAGGAGGATTGCAAAATATCATTTATTATAACTGACACTGGAATAGGAATGAAAACCGAAGAAAAGGAAAGATTATTTTCGGCTTTTGAATTAATGGATGTTGTAAAAAATAGCAATATTCAAGGTTCTGGTTTAGGGTTAGATATATCACGTCATTTTGCAACCATGATGGATGGAAAACTGGATTGTGACAGTGAATATGGTAAAGGGACAACATTTACTTTTGAGATATCACAGAAGGTTATCGATAACGAGCTTTTGGGAGATTTTGATGAGAAGCTGGAAGAAATACCTAAGGGAAATTATATTCCAAGATTTATTGCTCCTGATGTAAGTGTGCTTGTTGTTGATGATAATCCAATGAATTTATCAGTTATAAAGGGGCTACTTTCGGCAACAAAGATGTATATTGTGACCGCCTTGTCTGGTGAAGAGTGTTTGGAAAAAATAGAGGAGGCAAATTACGATATTGTTCTTTTAGACCATATGATGCCTGGTATGGATGGGTTAGAGACAGCAAAAAGAATTCGTGAGAAACATAAAAGACTGCCAGTTATAGCACTTACAGCAAACTATATTTCCAACGGAGATGAATTCTATACATCCCATGGATTTGATAGCTATCTTCCAAAGCCAGTAGACGGAGCAACATTAGAAAAAACTATTAGGGAGTTTTTACCTAGCAATTTGGTTATGGATGTTGATGCATCAGATATGCCAGTTCAATCTATGGAATTACCAACGGAATATCAGTGGATTGATTCTGTAGAGGGAATATCAGTAGAGGATGGCATACGTTTCAGCGGAGGAGCAGAAGGGTTTATAAATGCTCTAAAAATGTTTGTGGAAACGCTGGAAGGAAATATCGATGTAATACAAAAGGCATTTAATGAAAGGGATCTTAAGTTTTACACAGTAAAGGTTCATGCACTAAAGAGTTCAGCCAGAATAATAGGTGCCATGGAATTATCAAATCAGGCTAAAAAACTTGAGGATGCAGGAAAAGCTGGAGATATTGATTATATTCTAAATAACAATAATAAATTATTAGATGCATATAAATCATTCCAGGATAGATTTTCAGGATTATTTTATAAAGAAGATGACAAAAATAAACCTTTATTACCGCCAGAAGAATTAAATGAGGCAATCAATGCCATTAAAGAACTTGTTCCACAAATGGATTATGATGCTATCGAAATGGTAATGGAGCAGATACATGAATATAAGCTTGAAGAAAAAGATGCAAAGGCTTTTGCAGATATAGAAAAGGCATTAAAAACATTTGACTGGGACAAAATGGAAGAATTATTAAACAATATGTAAATAAATGGAGGACACTTACTTATGGGGCAAGACAAAATTTTAATTTTAGGTTCAAAGGAATCATTTATTATTCGAGTACTTTTAAAGAAACTGGCAGATGCTGGCATTGATGCTGAGTTTACAACTCTTTCGGTAGAAAAGATAAATGATTATTGGGAGGATATTTCGCTTGTTACATTTTATATGGAACAGGATGAAAGACTCGATGATGAAATAAGAACATTTCTTGTAGATAAGATGGAGGATGATGACAAACAAATCATTCTCATTGGCGAACCCAATGATACAGGTGATGTAGCAAAGGGAATACCATCGGATTTGATTTTTGAAATACTACCAAGGCCGCTAGATTATTCTAATTATATTAATATCGTAAATACGTATACAAAGAAGGCCGCAACAGGCGAGTTGAAAAAGAGCATTCTAGTAGTAGATGATGATCCTAATTACATGAATCTTGTTCGAGAATGGTTGAAAGATACCTACAAGGTTTCTATGGCAACTTCCGGGCTTAGAGCAATTAAATGGCTTGGAGCGAACAAAGTGGATTTGATTCTGCTTGACTATGAAATGCCAGTAACTGATGGTCCTCAGGTTCTAGAAATGCTTAGAGCTGACGACGATACAAAGGATATTCCGGTAATGTTTCTAACAGGACGAGATGATAAAGAGAGTGTTATGGCAGTTGTGTCATTAAAACCAGAAGGCTATTTTTTGAAAACGATAGGAAAAGATGAATTATTAAACAAGCTTAAGATTTATTTTATGTCGAAGGAATAGACTTTAATTATGACTATGATGAGTAAAAGAGCAGGAAAAATAATAGTTTCTTTTGCTTTAATATGTTCACTTGGTTGCTTCTTTACTAGTTATTTATGTGCAAAGGAAATAGATTCAGAAAAAGATAGTGTTCAGATGGGTGGAGGCTTTGCTGCTACAGGGCAATTAACGCACGTAGGGTATTCCACCCAGGTGTATGATGCTGTTAATGGGCTTCCAACTTCGGAGGCAAATTACGTTTTATCAGACAAGGAAGGATATATCTGGATAGGCGGATATAGTGGAGTTATGCGCTACGATGGAAATACTTTTACGCGCTTTACCTCTACTGAGGGCCTAACAAGTGGAAGAGGAATATTTGAAGATTCTGAGGGCGGTATTTGGATAGGAACCAACGATAATGGTGTAGTCTATTTTGATGAATATAGGCAACCAACTCATTATAGTAAAAAAGATGGTTTACCTTCTGCTTCGATAAGAACATTCGCAGAAGACTCAGAAGGAAATATATTCATAGGTACAACTGAAGGAATAGCATATGTAGATTCTAAAGGGCAGATACTTACAGTTAATGATAGCAGAATAAACACTGAGAGAATTTTACGTTTATCAACAGATTTAGATGGTACTGTATATGGATATACCAAAAATGGTTCAGTATTTTCTTTAAAGGATTGTAGTGTCTCAGAATTCTATACTGGGGAGGAGCTGGGTGAACAAAGCATTACTAATATATATGCAGATCCATCAAGCTCAGAAAAAGTATATATTGGTGTTAATTCTGGAAAAATCTATTATGGTAAATTTGGTCTGAAGCTAGATGATATGGAAGAAATATCTGTAGCACCTTTGGATAAAATTAAATGGATAGAATTAGCATGTAACAGAATATGGGTGGCTTCTGAGAGTGCTTTGGGCTATTTGGATGAAAAAAATGTATTTCATTTGTTAGATGATATTGCTATAGATAGCGGTATCGAAATGCTGACCGCAGATTATCAGGGAAATATTTGGGTCGCATCCTCAAGACAGGGCGTTATGAAGCTTGTGGCCAATAGATTTTCAAACATTACCTCTAAGGTGGGGTTAAGTGAAGAGGTTGTAAACACAACATGTGTGTATAATAATTCACTGTATATTGGCACAAATGCTGGACTTAGAATTATAGATAATTTTTCTACAGTTATAGAAAATGATTTAACGGAGTATCTGGGAAATGCAAAGATCAGGTGCATAATCAAAGACAGTAGTAATAATCTTTGGATTGCTACCTTTGAAAATGAGTATGGTTTAGTTTGCTACAAATCAGACGGAAGCATTGAATCCTTTACTATGAATGATGGAATGCCAAGTAATGAGATTAGATGTGTAGAAGAAGCGAAGGATGGAAGCATAATTGCTGGAACAAATGGCGGTTTAGCTATTATCAAAGACCATAGTGTTGTATCTACAATAGATAAGTCGTCGGGTATAAAAAACACGGTTTTTCTCGATGTTGAAGCGGGGCAAGATGGTGAGATATATGCAGCAACAGATGGTGATGGAATATATGTAATTAAGGATAATGAAATAGCAAAGCTTGACGAGGATGATGGACTTACAAGCGATGTTATAAACAAAATCAAATGGGATGACAGCAGAAATGTTTATTGGATAATTACATCAAATTCCATTGAATATATGAAGGAAGGGAATATAAAAGAGGTATCAACCTTTCCATATAACAATAATGACAATATTTTCTATGATAAAAATGGAGGTCTATGGATACTTGCATCAAATGGCGTTTACTGGGTTGATGCATCTGAAATGCTAAGTGATGATGTACAAAAGTATAAACTATTTACTATTTCAAATGGACTTACCAGTATACCTATTGTTCCGGAATATAGTGATATAGATGAGGATGGTAACCTATATATTGCTGGAATGAATGGTGTTTGTGTTGTTAATATCAATAACTATTACCAGGGAAAATTGTGGATAAAAACTGGAATAACAGATATTTACTGCGATGATCAGTATATTTCACCTGATTTATATGGTACATATACTGTTCCAGCAGTTATGGGAAGAATACAAATAAGACCGGCAGTACTTGATTATTCCATGGTAAATCCGTTGGTAAGAGTTTATTTGGAAGGCAATCCAGACAAAGGCTTTATTGGATACAAAGACGAATTAACAACGCTGGAATACACAGGGCTTCGATACGGAAATTATAAGCTTCATATTCAGCTATTAGATGAGGCGTCAGGAGAAATAATACAGGATAATACTTATGCAATTATTAAAGAACCGGTTTTCTTTGAGAGAACAGCTGTAAGGGTGCTATTGGTCGTTTTGCTTGCAGTAGTTGTTGGCGTCGCAGTTTGGCGCGTTATGACGTGGACGGTTATTCGGCGACAATATATGGAAATTGCAGCAGCAAAGGATGAGGCGGAACGAGCTAATTCTGCAAAATCCAGATTCCTTGCAAATATGTCTCATGAAATAAGGACACCTATAAATACAATTATGGGTATGGATGAAATAATTCTCAGGGAAAACCCAGAAGGAGTTCCTAGAGAGTATTTAATGTCCGTTATTAATAGTGCGATGGATATTCGTACAGCATCGGAATCATTGCTTAGCTTGATTAATGAGATTCTTGATATATCTAAAATAGAATCAGGAAAAATGCATTTGGTGGAACAGGAATATGAACCAGTAGAACAACTACGTGCCATAATCACTATGATTCGAGTTCGTGCAGAACAAAAGGAGTTATCATTTGATGTAGAAGTGGATGAAAATATTCCTAGTATTTTGTATGGTGATTTTGGAAAGATTAAGCAGATAACACTTAATCTGTTGACAAATGCTGTTAAATATACAGAAAAAGGTGGATTTACACTTAAAGTAGCAGTGACAGATGATGCAGAAGAATATTGTGATTTACGCATTTCTGTTAAAGATA
It contains:
- a CDS encoding response regulator produces the protein MGQDKILILGSKESFIIRVLLKKLADAGIDAEFTTLSVEKINDYWEDISLVTFYMEQDERLDDEIRTFLVDKMEDDDKQIILIGEPNDTGDVAKGIPSDLIFEILPRPLDYSNYINIVNTYTKKAATGELKKSILVVDDDPNYMNLVREWLKDTYKVSMATSGLRAIKWLGANKVDLILLDYEMPVTDGPQVLEMLRADDDTKDIPVMFLTGRDDKESVMAVVSLKPEGYFLKTIGKDELLNKLKIYFMSKE
- a CDS encoding ATP-binding protein, yielding MMSKRAGKIIVSFALICSLGCFFTSYLCAKEIDSEKDSVQMGGGFAATGQLTHVGYSTQVYDAVNGLPTSEANYVLSDKEGYIWIGGYSGVMRYDGNTFTRFTSTEGLTSGRGIFEDSEGGIWIGTNDNGVVYFDEYRQPTHYSKKDGLPSASIRTFAEDSEGNIFIGTTEGIAYVDSKGQILTVNDSRINTERILRLSTDLDGTVYGYTKNGSVFSLKDCSVSEFYTGEELGEQSITNIYADPSSSEKVYIGVNSGKIYYGKFGLKLDDMEEISVAPLDKIKWIELACNRIWVASESALGYLDEKNVFHLLDDIAIDSGIEMLTADYQGNIWVASSRQGVMKLVANRFSNITSKVGLSEEVVNTTCVYNNSLYIGTNAGLRIIDNFSTVIENDLTEYLGNAKIRCIIKDSSNNLWIATFENEYGLVCYKSDGSIESFTMNDGMPSNEIRCVEEAKDGSIIAGTNGGLAIIKDHSVVSTIDKSSGIKNTVFLDVEAGQDGEIYAATDGDGIYVIKDNEIAKLDEDDGLTSDVINKIKWDDSRNVYWIITSNSIEYMKEGNIKEVSTFPYNNNDNIFYDKNGGLWILASNGVYWVDASEMLSDDVQKYKLFTISNGLTSIPIVPEYSDIDEDGNLYIAGMNGVCVVNINNYYQGKLWIKTGITDIYCDDQYISPDLYGTYTVPAVMGRIQIRPAVLDYSMVNPLVRVYLEGNPDKGFIGYKDELTTLEYTGLRYGNYKLHIQLLDEASGEIIQDNTYAIIKEPVFFERTAVRVLLVVLLAVVVGVAVWRVMTWTVIRRQYMEIAAAKDEAERANSAKSRFLANMSHEIRTPINTIMGMDEIILRENPEGVPREYLMSVINSAMDIRTASESLLSLINEILDISKIESGKMHLVEQEYEPVEQLRAIITMIRVRAEQKELSFDVEVDENIPSILYGDFGKIKQITLNLLTNAVKYTEKGGFTLKVAVTDDAEEYCDLRISVKDTGIGVKEEDLDKLFTAYERLDEKRNSGIQGTGLGLDISRRFSELMGGNLWCESVYGEGSEFIFTFRQKVIDNTPIGEFKEREETTPPGFYAPQFIAPEGELLVVDDSPMNLNVFKGLLRPTQIKITTASSGLECLELLEKKQFDIVLLDHMMPEMDGIETNAIIKEKYPDLPVYALTANNMSDADEFYKSHGFLGYLSKPIDSFAMEATLMKHLGDKIIQKPAEELEKNEPTDLPDDMLWIRQVDGLDVDEGIKNSGGVTVYVISIKDYYDTIDLNADAIEEAYNAGDIKLYTVKVHALKTSARIVGAMELSALAEQLEDAGKKNDLDFINENTEKLLADYRRYKTLLSKLEASQESQGEEDKTPINPEELKEAYEALKELVQQMDYDGAEMVLSEVQQYKLPDKDDKKIKELRKALKRFDWDDMENLL